A window from Canis aureus isolate CA01 chromosome 23, VMU_Caureus_v.1.0, whole genome shotgun sequence encodes these proteins:
- the LOC144295373 gene encoding olfactory receptor 51J1-like, with amino-acid sequence MKNSNSSLESLPTTFILVGIPGLEAEHIWISIPFCLMYIIIFLGNGTILHVIRTDPALHQPMYLFLAMLALAEVGVSATTLPTVLGIFLFGTTEINFDACLFQMFFIHSFSIMESAVLLAMSVDRFVAIHNPLRYTAILTLPRIFGTGMIMGLKSIILMAPLPMLLRHLPFCGHNVLAHSYCLHPNLIHLPCGDVSINNIYGLFIVTSTFGLDSLLIVISYGLILHTVLSITTGKGRRKALNTCGSHICAVLTYYVPMIGLSMVHRLGFHVSPLVHAMMANAYLFFPPVVNPIVYSIKTKEIHCGIVRMLSQKKARI; translated from the coding sequence ATGAAGAACTCCAATAGTTCTTTGGAGTCTTTACCTACAACTTTCATTCTGGTTGGCATCCCAGGGCTGGAGGCAGAGCACATTTGGATATCCATCCCCTTCTGCCTGATGTATATTATCATCTTCCTTGGGAATGGCACCATTCTTCATGTCATCAGAACAGACCCCGCCTTGCACCAGCCCATGTACCTCTTTCTTGCCATGTTGGCCCTGGCTGAAGTTGGTGTCTCTGCAACAACTCTGCCTACAGTTCTAGGCATCTTCCTTTTTGGCACCACTGAGATTAATTTTGATGCCTGCCTTTTTCAGATGTTCTTCATCCATTCTTTCTCCATTATGGAGTCAGCTGTGTTGCTGGCCATGTCTGTGGACCGATTTGTGGCCATCCATAATCCACTGCGCTATACAGCCATCCTCACCCTGCCCCGTATATTTGGCACAGGAATGATCATGGGGCTGAAAAGCATTATTCTCATGGCCCCATTACCCATGCTATTAAGGCATCTGCCCTTCTGTGGCCATAATGTCCTTGCGCATTCCTATTGCCTCCACCCCAACCTTATCCATCTACCTTGTGGGGATGTTTCTATCAATAATATCTATGGGCTTTTCATTGTTACCTCTACTTTTGGGCTGGATTCACTGCTTATTGTGATCTCCTACGGGCTCATACTCCACACTGTACTGAGTATCACTactgggaaggggaggaggaaggcacTCAACACTTGTGGCTCACATATCTGTGCTGTACTCACTTACTATGTGCCTATGATTGGCTTATCTATGGTGCATCGCCTTGGATTCCATGTGTCCCCTTTGGTGCACGCTATGATGGCCAATGCTTATCTCTTCTTCCCACCTGTTGTCAACCCCATTGTCTACAGCATTAAGACCAAAGAGATCCATTGTGGCATTGTACGAATGCTCTCACAGAAAAAAGCAAGAATTTAA
- the LOC144295374 gene encoding olfactory receptor 51I2-like encodes MFNSSQFNPKYFLLTGLPGLEALYPWFIVPFCSIYLVALVGNSLVLAVIRKNTTLHQPMYLFLAMLAFAELGVSASTLPTVLGIFLFGANEICFEACLLQMFSIHCFSIMESGVLLAMSVDRFVAIYNPLRYTAILTRPRIAATGAALGLKSVMLMFPLPFLLKRLPFCGHNVLSHSYCLHSDLIQLPCGDTRPNSILGLCIVTSTFGLDSLLIILSYVLILYTVLGITSGEGRCKALNTCVSHMCAVLVYYVPMISVALVHRFMKHTAPALRLLLANIYLLVPPVLNPIIYSVKTKQIRQGLIQLFLPRK; translated from the coding sequence ATGTTCAACAGCAGTCAATTCAATCCCAAGTATTTTCTGCTAACTGGTCTCCCTGGTCTGGAGGCCCTGTACCCTTGGTTTATTGTCCCATTCTGCTCCATATATCTTGTGGCCCTTGTGGGCAATAGCCTGGTCCTGGCAGTGATCAGGAAAAACACCACTCTGCACCAGCCGATGTACCTTTTTCTAGCTATGCTGGCCTTTGCAGAACTTGGTGTCTCTGCTTCTACACTGCCCACTGTGTTGGGCATCTTCCTTTTTGGTGCCAATGAGATCTGCTTTGAAGCCTGCCTTTTGCAGATGTTCTCCATACATTGCTTTTCCATCATGGAGTCAGGAGTTCTGCTGGCCATGTCTGTGGACCGTTTTGTGGCCATCTACAACCCACTGAGGTACACAGCCATCCTGACCAGGCCCCGTATTGCTGCTACTGGTGCTGCACTTGGACTGAAGAGTGTGATGCTCATGTTCCCACTGCCTTTTCTCCTGAAGCGTCTGCCCTTCTGTGGCCACAATGTCCTCTCCCACTCCTACTGCCTTCACTCAGATCTaatccagctgccctgtggggataCACGTCCCAACAGCATTCTGGGGCTCTGCATTGTTACTTCTACTTTTGGGCTGGACTCGCTGCTCATCATCCTCTCGTATGTGCTGATCCTCTACACAGTGCTGGGCATTACCTCTGGGGAGGGAAGGTGTAAGGCCCTCAACACATGTGTGTCACATATGTGTGCAGTGCTTGTGTACTATGTGCCCATGATCAGCGTGGCTCTGGTGCACCGCTTCATGAAGCACACTGCACCTGCTCTCCGTCTACTCCTGGCCAACATCTATCTTCTGGTGCCTCCTGTGCTCAACCCCATCATCTACAGTGTTAAGACAAAACAGATTCGCCAGGGGCTCATCCAACTCTTTCTTCCAAGAAAATAA
- the LOC144295375 gene encoding olfactory receptor 51L1-like, translating into MRISTLPRANMSFSTFLLTGFPGLEWAHHWISLPIFVGYLVALIGNATILHLVRTEPSLQQPMYYFLAILAVTDLGLCMSTLPSVLGVLWFDARRVGLVPCVLQQHFLHSFYFMESAVLFAMALDRLVAIRFPLHYASVLTGPRVALAGAVLGMRSAAITAAPSLHLLKFDYCRPGSLSHAYCLHQDMIRLACSDTRFNRLYGLCIIMLAMGSDVLFILLSYTVILRTVLAIASAGERLKALNTCVSHILAVLCFYVPVLGLSIVHRFGHHTSPLVHILMGTVSVLFPPLMNPVIYSIKTQQIRRAILKVVSLGKIQ; encoded by the coding sequence ATGAGGATATCCACCCTACCAAGGGCCAACATGAGCTTCTCTACATTCCTGCTAACAGGTTTCCCAGGCCTGGAATGGGCTCACCACTGGATCTCACTACCCATTTTTGTAGGATACTTGGTGGCCCTCATAGGTAATGCTACCATCTTGCATCTGGTACGAACTGAACCTTCTCTCCAGCAGCCCATGTACTACTTCTTGGCCATCCTGGCTGTGACAGACTTGGGCCTGTGCATGTCCACGCTGCCCTCAGTGTTAGGTGTACTGTGGTTTGACGCCCGGAGGGTGGGCCTGGTGCCGTGTGTTCTGCAGCAGCATTTCCTGCACTCCTTCTACTTCATGGAGTCAGCTGTGCTCTTTGCTATGGCCCTGGACCGCCTGGTGGCCATCCGGTTCCCATTGCATTATGCATCTGTGCTCACAGGTCCTCGCGTGGCACTGGCCGGGGCTGTGCTGGGTATGCGCAGTGCCGCCATCACAGCTGCGCCCTCACTGCATCTGTTGAAGTTTGACTATTGTCGCCCAGGATCTCTGTCTCATGCCTACTGCCTTCACCAGGACATGATCCGCCTGGCCTGCTCCGACACACGCTTCAACAGACTCTATGGGCTGTGCATCATCATGCTGGCCATGGGTTCAGATGTCCTTTTCATCCTGCTCTCCTACACTGTCATCCTCCGCACTGTGCTGGCCATCGCTTCTGCCGGGGAGAGGCTCAAAGCCCTCAATACTTGTGTCTCGCACATCCTGGCTGTGCTTTGCTTCTATGTGCCTGTGCTAGGCCTTTCCATCGTGCACAGATTTGGACACCACACTTCGCCCTTAGTGCACATCCTCATGGGCACCGTCTCCGTGCTCTTCCCACCCCTGATGAACCCCGTTATCTATAGCATCAAGACCCAGCAGATCCGCAGGGCCATCCTCAAGGTGGTTTCACTGGGGAAGATACAGTGA
- the LOC144295376 gene encoding olfactory receptor 51M1-like: protein MPAQYPLSPQFMLLSNITQFSPMLYLTGFPGLETIEHWIFIPFFLMYLVAISGNCFILIIIKTNHRLHTPMYYLLSFLAFTDLGLSVSTLPTTMGIFWFKSRGIYFSACQIQMFCIHSFSFMESSVLLIMSFDRCLAICHPLRYSVIITSQRVVRAGLAVIFRGPVALVPLVVLLKTFPYCGPRVLSHSFCLHQEVIHLACTDTSFNNLYGLAVVVFTMMLDLVLIALSYGVILRTVARLASQEEQLRAFQTCTSHLCAVLIFFVPMVGLSLVHRFGKHVPLAVHLLMANVYLFVPPMLNPIIYSIKTKEIRHVISKLLGLRKVSAESWG from the coding sequence ATGCCAGCCCAATATCCCCTCAGTCCTCAATTCATGCTCTTGTCCAATATCACTCAGTTTAGCCCCATGTTGTACCTCACTGGCTTTCCTGGATTAGAAACCATCGAACACTGGATCTTCATCCCCTTTTTCCTTATGTACCTTGTGGCCATCTCAGGCAATTGTTTCATTCTGATAATTATCAAGACCAACCATCGTCTACACACACCCATGTACTATCTACTCTCCTTTCTGGCCTTCACTGACCTGGGACTGTCAGTGTCAACTTTGCCCACTACTATGGGAATCTTTTGGTTCAAATCTCGTGGTATCTACTTTTCAGCTTGCCAAATCCAGATGTTCTGTATCCACTCATTTTCCTTCATGGAGTCTTCAGTGCTCCTTATAATGTCCTTTGACCGCTGTTTGGCCATCTGCCACCCCCTTAGGTACTCGGTCATTATCACTAGCCAGCGAGTGGTAAGGGCAGGCCTGGCTGTCATCTTCCGGGGACCTGTGGCCCTAGTTCCTCTTGTCGTCCTCCTGAAGACTTTTCCCTACTGTGGGCCTCGAGTCCTCTCCCATTCCTTCTGCCTACACCAGGAAGTGATACACCTGGCCTGCACAGACACCTCCTTCAACAACCTGTATGGACTGGCGGTGGTGGTATTCACTATGATGCTGGACCTGGTGCTCATCGCACTGTCCTATGGGGTCATCCTGCGCACTGTGGCAAGACTGGCCTCCCAAGAGGAGCAACTCCGAGCCTTCCAAACATGTACCTCACACCTCTGTGCTGTGCTGATATTCTTTGTACCCATGGTAGGGCTGTCTCTGGTACACCGCTTTGGGAAGCATGTACCACTTGCTGTCCACCTTCTTATGGCCAATGTCTATCTCTTTGTACCACCCATGCTTAATCCAATCATATATAGTATTAAGACCAAGGAGATCCGTCATGTTATCAGCAAGCTCCTGGGTCTTAGGAAGGTCAGTGCTGAGTCCTGGGGCTAA